A window of Sorex araneus isolate mSorAra2 chromosome 3, mSorAra2.pri, whole genome shotgun sequence genomic DNA:
agataacttgacttcacagctcaagatcttagaagaggaccagctaaaggaacccaaaccagatcgaaggaaagaaataataaaatttagagcagaaattaacgatatggaaacccgaaaaacaatgtaaaagatcaatgaaacaaagagctggttcttagagaaaataaataagattgataaaccgctagcaagactcacaaaaaaaagaaagaaagaaaaccctaataaacagaatcaaaaatgaaaagggggacatcacaacagaaaccaaggaaattcaaaagatcatcagagactactttgaaagtctgtatgccacgaaacaaagaacctaaaagaaatggacgaattccttgattcctacaatctcccaagactgaaccaagaagacttgaaatacctgaataggcccaaaaatatcaaggaaatcgaaactgtaatcaaaagtctccccaaaaacaaaagcccaggtccagacggattcactggcgaattcttccaaacatttaaagaagacttgttgccagttctcctcaagcttttccaggaaattgaaaagacaggaacccttccaaacagtttctatgaggcatatatctccctaataccaaaagcaagcaaagacaccactaacaaagaaaactatagaccaatatccttaatgaacaccgatgtgaagatcctcaacaaaatactagcaaatagaatctaacaactcatcaaaaagatcatacaccatgaccaagtgtgattcatcccggagatgcaaggatggtttaacattcggaaatcaaccaacataatccatcatatcaacaaaagtaaagataaaaaccatacgatcatatcaatagatgcagagaaagcatttgacaagatccaacactcattcatgataaaaactctcaccaaaatgggttttggaggaactttcctcaagatagtcaaagccatctaccacgaacatatggcaagcattatcatcaatggagaaaaactaagggcctttcctctaagatcggggacaagacaagggtgcccactctcaccatttctctttaatatagtactggaagtattagcaatagacatcaggcaagaaaaagatattaaggtgattcagatcggaaaggaagaaatcaagctctcactatttgcagacgatatgatactatacttagagaagcctacaagctctagtaagaaactcttagaaacaatggacctgtacagtaaagtcacaggctataaaatcaatacccaaaaatccttgaccttcctatatgcaaacaatgagacagaggaaagggacatgaaaaaaagcaatcccgttcaaaatcgtgccccagaaaatcaaataccttggaatcagcttaactaaagaagtaaaggacctctacaaagaaacctataaaacgctactccatgaaataaaagaggacatgaggaaatgtaaacatatcccctgctcatggatagggagaataaacattgtcaaaatggcaatactccccaaagcattatacagattgaaCGCGATCCCTATacggatacccatgacattcttcaaagaaacagatcaagcaatcctgaaatttatatggaacaataaactcgcacagatagctaaaacatttcgtgggaaaaagatgatgggaggcatcaccctccccaaccttaaactctactacaaagcggtaacaattaaaacagcatggtattggaacaaaggcagagccgaagaccaatggaacagggtggaatatccctaaacacaaccccaaatgtatgatcatctaatatttgataagggagcaagagatgtgaagtggagcaaggaaagcctctttaacaaatggtgctggcacaactggaaaaccacatgcaaaagaatgggcttagacctcgacctgacaccatgcacaaaagtcagataaaaacgaattaaagacctcaacatcagaccacaaaccataaggtacattgaagacaaggttggcaaaaccctccacgatattgaagataaaggtatcttcaaagatgacatggaactaagcaatctagtagaaacagagattaacaaatgggactacattaaacgaaaaagcttctgcaccgcaaaagatacagtgaccagaatacaaagactatctataCAATGGGAatggatatttacacaatacccatcagataaggggttgatatcaatggtatataaagcactggttgaactctacaagaagaaaacatccaaccccatcaaaaaatggggcgaagaaatgaacagaaatgttaccaaggaagagatacgaatggccaaaaggcacatgaaaaagtgctctacatcactaatcatcagggagatgcagatcaaaacaaccatgagataccacctcataccacagagactagcacacatccaaaagaacaaaagcaaccactgttggagaggatatggggataaagggacccttctacactgctggtgggaatgccgactagttcagcccctttggaaaacaatatggacgattctcagaaaactagaggttgagctcccatttgacccagcaataccactgctgggaatatatcccagaaaagccaaaaattatagtcgaaatgaaatctacacttatatgttcttcgcagcactgtttacaatagccagaatctggaaaaaacccgagtgccctagaacagatgactggttgaagaaactttagtatatctatacaattgaatactatgcagctgttagaaaaaatgaggtcatgatgtttgcatataagtggatcggcatgaaaagtatcatgctaagtgaaatgagtcagaaagagagagacagacatagaaagattgcgctcatctgtgttATATAGTATAATAGACtagtagactaacacccaagaatagtagaaataagtaccaggtgtttgactccatggcttggaggctggtctcctattctgggcaactcagagaatggaacaccaagaaaatgtggtcggaggtcatgtgggggaagggtgatgcgtgctgaatatagactagagactgaacacaatggccactcaacacctttattgcaaaccacaacacctaatcagagagagagaacagtggcagtgtggggtggggggagatgggactggggagggtgggagggatgctgggtttactggtggtagagaatgggcactggtgaagggatgggttctcgaactttgtatgggggatatatgagcacaaaaatgtataaatctgtaactgtaccctcatggtgactcactaattaaaaataaataaattataaatataaaaaataaaaaaatttaaaaaagaaatcacttttaAACTCATTACGGTTATAAGAGCACCTAAGTAGGCCAAGAAACTGTCATTACAGCCTTTAATTCAAGATATTGCATGTTCCCTCAAGAGAAAACTTGTTGAGACTATAAAAGTCAAAGTCTGGATGGCAACTTCCAGATATCTTCAGATACATCTGGACACTTTTATAAAGACTCTTAATTAACCGAGTGATTTACTAAAGAAGACaatttatatagatatttttccACATTAAGCTCGTGTTTCAAGGTAAAGTGCAAATAAGAGAAAATCTGCATTCTTAATTTGCTCTGAAAATTGCTGAGCTTCATTATGAATGAGGTAGGTACAACAATGAATCTGAAATATGTCAGCAGAACTAGATAAACTGTCACATTTTTGTTATTGAAATACTTCTATTAGCAATAAGCCATCCTGCAGAATTCAAATGTGTATAATACAATAATTTGTATTTATCTTCAGGAAAACATGAAGTTAGAATAAATACTTAGAAGAAATAGTATGAGTGATTCagtttttcttaacttttattccttctttcaaCCCGTGATGCCTGGTTTGGGACattctttaacaaaaaaaaatatgcaaatcatATTCTAAGACACGTGACAATTATTGGGGGAAGTTCTGATCTGATTGACTCATTTCAAAATAGATAAACTATCACCCATATTTTTGAAAAGGTATGCCCAAGGTGACACAGTGAATTTGTGCTATCACCTAAATCTCCACAACTTAAATTTCAGTGACAATTATGGAGACTTAAAGTGATTTCCTTTTAGGAGTGTAAAAGATGCTTAGGagagtgattaaatttttttaccATAACTTAATTGTTTTATGAAATGAATGGAAAAGGATTTTCTAGTTCAACCTGTATCATAGTTGCTACAATTTTGTGTAAGATTCTAGAATACATTAATGACCTTAAATTTAATGTttgagacagcacagtgggtaaagtacaTGCATTGCACttggaccaacctgggtttgatccccagcattccctatTGTCCACCAAGTCTCACCAAAGGTGATGCCTACGCACAAGttatgagtaagccctaagtgccgctggatatggcccaagaataaaatcactgtcactgtcactgtcataccattgcttatcaatttgttcgagagggcacgagtaacgtctctcattgtgagacttattgttactgtttttggccacaggaggcttgccaggctcttcagtgcaggtgcgatactctcggtagcttgccaggctctctgagaggggtggaggaattgaacatgggtcattcgcgtgaaaggcgaatgccctaccgctgtgctatcactccagcccaagaataaaataaataagataaaataaaaaatatcaacatACTGTGAccggagcaatagctcagcaggtaggacgtttgccttgcacacaaccgactcaggttcgattcccagcattccatatcatcccccaagaaccaccaggagtaattcctgagtgcaaaggcaggagtaacccctgagcatcactgggtgtgatgcaaaaaaaaaaaaaaaatcagcacaaTTCTAAAATTTGTTGGATACTAATcactaataaagaaaattttctgctAAAGAAAATAGTATATGGATTCTTATTACCATGGCAAACATATTTTTCATTGCAATACGCACTGGTCAACTATTATTCCTAGTATATTTCCCTATTATGTATAAAACATAAACTGTCAAATTTGTCCTCCCCAGTAAAATCAAATGGATTATATTGgcaaatatctaaaataaattctaaaatgtttacATAGATTCTAAATTAATATCCCAATCAATCAACTATGTCAGAAATTGTCTCACACTATgaactctttcctctttcttatcAATAAgaatcatatttattattatatagcactctagcactgtcgtcctgttgttcatcaatttgctcaagtgggcaccagtaacatctccattgtgaggcttgttgttattgtttttggcatattgaacacgtcacgggtagcttgccagggtctgagGGAATTAAAAGGCATATTCATCACCAATTTTACTATTAAATGTATAATGCATCTGGAAAAACTGAATTGCTAAATTAAAAAtgactttgaaaataataatgtgaAACTTTAAACGATAGGGCTAAAATTTGGAACTCACTctaaatctcaatttaaaaattttgtaatggGATCCAGATAATAAAAGGTATAATTTCCAAGAACCATGGAATAACTGTGATTAAGGAAATCACACAAATATCATTACTGCTCCATAAAGTTTGATGAGAGTAACGCTTACTTCATTTCTCCCTAGAATCCATCAACTTCTAACTTCTGTTCTTAAAGTGTCTATACCATATTCTTCTTTCAAATCCTATTGATCAGTTATTACTGATAACTGCTATTATCAATTACTAGTTATTATTAGTTAGAAATATATTgagcattttataattattaataattcacTACATTATATTAAAATGCTAATTCCTTGGAAAAACAAGACAGAATCCTATCTCAATATTATCTCTTGTTAAtctccttctcattttctcttatgtaaattttttatattttttatattttatatttttatttatatttatattttcatattttatattcattttattttctcgtTTTCCCATCCTGAATTCTCATTTTTAATCTTATTCCTCTTTccaacttatttttctttatttaatttttaaccttctattttcatatttaattttattttatttgactctCTTCTACACCATTTGAGAgcagaacattttaaatatgaattccATCCTCTGCAAAGTCTTATAACTCTGAGACTAATTTTTAAGATATAATAAGTGCAAACTGCGCCTAAGCAGTATCTTTACATCTGTCTTAGTTTTCATGTTTCTAACAAGATTTCTAACCAAAACTATGAAGACTAATTCTGAAATTGTGTCCAGAGGGAAGAAACTTGACATTCAATCATTTTGCTATGACTCACATATAGATTACAAGTAAATGAGCCAGTGATATTGTATTGTACAGGGAGGGTAGCATGTGGCACTCCAAGTCTCATGAGGAAACattactgagctcagagccctgagtactgttgagtgtggtcaaaatgacaaaaaaaaaaaatatagaatgattTTTGGTAACTAGAGTCCTTTTGAATAAGAAGCTTAGATTAATCTCACTACTAATAATTATGGTTTGCTTAACCATATAGAgaagttttaacttttttttttttttgctttttgggtcacacctagtgatgctcaagggttactcctggctctgcactcagaaattactcctaacagtgcttgagggaccatataggatgcagagaattgaactcgggtcagctgcatgcaagggaaatgccctacccgctatgctgttgctccgggccacagtgggtagggtgcatgcagcctacctgggttcgattcctctgtcccactcggagagcccagcaagcaactaaGAGTAATCCgtctgcacaacagagcctggaaagatacccgtagcgtattcgatatgccaaaaacagtaataagtctcacaatggagataatactggtgcccgctagagcaaatcaatgaacaacaggacaacagtgctactaataCTTATAAAATTGTATTGAAAACCCACTAAattctttgcaaaatattttactacttcatttaaaattcataattaCCATGAGAGTAAATATAGCTATTATGCACatttacaaaagcaaaaataacagtaTTAAAGAGGCTTAAGGGCCACAGATGTGTGTGAAACTAATGCACTGCAATTTCCTTGTATAACAATATtgaaaatgatttgttttatagGATTTTCAAGAACTATACACAAAAGTAATATAATGGAAAACTAATAACGTTCTCAAAAAACgtatataatataatactttgaaaatataaaattcatacaATAAGTGGATATTTAAGAGTTATGGAAATGAGAGAGATAATAAGTTGTATGGCCTTTATTTTGCAtgcgaacctgggtttgatcctggcagccTGTATGGTCCCCTCACACCATCAGAATGATCTCTgagggggctgcagcgatagcacagcagatagggcgtttgccttgcacgtggcaaacccgggttcgatttccagcatcctatatggtctcctgagaccgcCTGCAGTGGTCCTGTGCAGAAACAggggtaaaccctgtgcattgccatgtgtgacccgaaaaaaaaaaagaattgatctctgagtatagaggcattattaagtcctgagcatcactatgtgTGACTCCAAAAACTAAATCATAAAAGAGTAATGACAAGAGCTGCAGAATATAAACTGTTTTTGAAGATCAGCAACAAAGAATACAGAGGTAAATGGAGTTATGGACTAAATTTGGCTGACAAGGCAAGAAAAGGAGCACTTTATTAGGAATAAAACTGCCATGAGAGCTAGGCAGCAAATACATGAGTTTAAGCTCTTGCTGTACACATCTCTGAATCGAGCTGGATCCTTGTCACTGTATAttatccccaaagcaccaccagaaactATCACtgaacagagacaggaataaagcCTTGAGCTCGGCTAATTGTGCGTAAATCCCTCCTCCACCAAAACTAGCTTGAATGTAAACCCTGAAGAGAGCTGGATAATTGAACTATATTTCAATATAGCAACATAGCAATATCAGATGTGGGATGTAGAATAAAACTAGTTTCATATTATGTGCACTCTAAAGGGTTTTAGAAATAACTATAGAGAATCATTATATAATACAAGTCATGCAAAACTGATGTTTTGATTTGAAAATAATGGTTTTCActtatttctccctctcttctccgtGGTCACAAAGAAGACTATATCTTGGAATGAATCAACAAATGAGAGAAATTACTCCATGGTGACAGAGTTCATTTTTCTAGGACTCTCCGATTCTCAAGAACTCCAGATTTTcctatttgtattcttttttgtaTTCTATATGGGAATTGTGTTTGGAAATCTTTTCATTGTCCTAACTGTGACTTCTGACCCCCATCTTCACTCCCCCATGTACTTCCTACTGGCCAACCTCTCCCTCATTGATTTGTGTCTGTCTTCAGTCACAGCTCCCAAGATGATTGCCGACTTTTTCAGTAAACGTAAAGTCATCTCTTTCAAGGGCTGCCTTACTCAGATATTTCTCCTTCACTTCTTTGGTGGGAGTGAAATGGTAATCCTTATAGCCATGGCTTTTGACAGATACATAGCCATCTGCAAACCCCTTCACTATACCACAATTATGCGAGGAAACGTATGTGTTGGCCTTGCGACTGCTGCTTGGGGAACTGGTTTCCTCCATTCAGTGAGCCAGTTGGCCTTTGCTGTGAACTTACCATTTTGTGGTCCAAATGAAGTTGACAGCTTTTACTGTGATCTTCCTAGGGTCATCAAACTTGCCTGTACAGATACTTACAAGTTGGATATCATGGTCATTGCTAACAGTGGCATACTCACTCTGTGTTCTTTTGTTCTCCTCATCATCTCCTACTCTATTATCCTAGTGACCATCCTGCATCGCCCTTCAGATAGGTCATCTAAGGCTTTGTCTACCTTGACAGCTCACATTACAGTAGTTCTTCTGTTCTTTGGACCATGTATCTTTATTTATGCCTGGCCATTCCCTATTAAGTCATTAGATAAATTTCTTGCTGCGTTTTATTCTGTGGTCACTCCTCTGTTGAATCCTATCATATATACACTAAGGAATAAAGACATGAAATCTGCAATGAGACGGCTCCTAAAACAGAATGTCAATTCCAGGGTAAAAACTTAGATGCTTAATTATGAAATGAATCTGAAATAATGATACAGTTataatggatacgttactggtgcctgcttaagcaaatcgatgagcaatggggtgacagtgaatGATATAGTTCATTGTAAATTTCATAAATGACTTAGTAAAGTTCAAGAAAACTGTAACTGCCATAGCCATACCTCTAGGAATTTTCAA
This region includes:
- the LOC101543575 gene encoding olfactory receptor 4F4; the protein is MVTEFIFLGLSDSQELQIFLFVFFFVFYMGIVFGNLFIVLTVTSDPHLHSPMYFLLANLSLIDLCLSSVTAPKMIADFFSKRKVISFKGCLTQIFLLHFFGGSEMVILIAMAFDRYIAICKPLHYTTIMRGNVCVGLATAAWGTGFLHSVSQLAFAVNLPFCGPNEVDSFYCDLPRVIKLACTDTYKLDIMVIANSGILTLCSFVLLIISYSIILVTILHRPSDRSSKALSTLTAHITVVLLFFGPCIFIYAWPFPIKSLDKFLAAFYSVVTPLLNPIIYTLRNKDMKSAMRRLLKQNVNSRVKT